The Balearica regulorum gibbericeps isolate bBalReg1 chromosome 5, bBalReg1.pri, whole genome shotgun sequence genome window below encodes:
- the PARVA gene encoding alpha-parvin isoform X1 has product MLYGWGTGGQEKSFITGLIPTLGCALQNAVAEEELSSRANWIHLGSLDHPEVCWLGSAVSELQEEGINAINLPLSPIPFELDPEDTMLEENEVRTMVDPNSRNDPKLQELMKVLIDWINDVLVGERIIVKDLAEDLYDGQVLQKLFEKLESEKLNVAEVTQSEIAQKQKLQTVLEKINETLKLPPRNIKWNVDSVHAKSLVAILHLLVALSQYFRAPIRLPDHVSIQVVVVQKREGILQSRQIQEEITGNTEALSGRHERDAFDTLFDHAPDKLNVVKKTLITFVNKHLNKLNLEVTELETQFADGVYLVLLMGLLEGYFVPLHSFFLTPDSFEQKVVNVSFAFELMQDGGLEKPKPRPEDIVNCDLKSTLRVLYNLFTTYRNVE; this is encoded by the exons GGGACAGGAGGGCAGGAGAAGTCTTTTATTACGGGACTAATACCAACCTTGGGTTGTGCACTACAGAATGCAGTGGCTGAGGAGGAGCTGTCCTCTCGGGCAAACTGGATCCATCTGGGATCTTTGGATCATCCGGAGGTGTGTTGGTTAGGCTCTGCAG tatccgAATTACAGGAAGAAGGAATAAATGCCATTAATTTACCTCTCAGTCCAATTCCATTCGAACTAGACCCTGAGGACACTATGCTAG aggaaaatgaagtcCGAACAATGGTTGATCCAAATTCAAGAAATGACCCAAAATTACAAGAACTAATGAAG GTATTAATTGACTGGATTAATGATGTGTTGGTAGGAGAGAGGATTATTGTGAAAGACTTGGCTGAAGACCTGTATGATGGACAAGTattgcagaaattatttg AGAAACTTGAAAGTGAGAAGCTGAATGTTGCTGAAGTTACTCAGTCTGAAATTGCTCAGAAACAGAAGCTACAGACAGTGCTTGAAAAGATCAATGAAACCCTTAAACTCCCTCCAAGAAACATTAAATGGAACGTTGACT CTGTTCATGCTAAAAGTCTCGTAGCAATACTTCATCTTCTGGTTGCATTATCACAGTATTTTCGAGCACCAATCAGACTCCCAGATCATGTGTCCATTCAGGTGGTTGTTGTGCAG aaacgAGAAGGAATCCTCCAGTCTCGACAAATCCAAGAGGAAATAACTGGTAACACTGA ggCATTATCAGGAAGGCATG AAAGAGATGCATTTGATACTTTATTTGACCATGCTCCAGACAAGCTCAATGTAGTGAAAAAG ACTCTCATCACCTTTGTGAACAAGCATCTGAATAAATTGAATTTGGAGGTCACTGAACTGGAGACCCAG TTTGCAGATGGTGTATACTTAGTCCTGCTAATGGGTCTTCTAGAAGGCTATTTTGTTCCACTACACAGCTTTTTCTTGACCCCTGATAGTTTTGAACAAAAG GTCGTCAATGTATCCTTTGCATTTGAGCTAATGCAAGATGGTGGATTGGAAAAACCAAAGCCAAGACCAGAAG aTATTGTAAATTGTGACTTGAAGTCTACACTGAGAGTACTGTACAATTTATTTACTACATACAGGAATGTGGAGTGA
- the PARVA gene encoding alpha-parvin isoform X3: MMGCGAFCPKVSELQEEGINAINLPLSPIPFELDPEDTMLEENEVRTMVDPNSRNDPKLQELMKVLIDWINDVLVGERIIVKDLAEDLYDGQVLQKLFEKLESEKLNVAEVTQSEIAQKQKLQTVLEKINETLKLPPRNIKWNVDSVHAKSLVAILHLLVALSQYFRAPIRLPDHVSIQVVVVQKREGILQSRQIQEEITGNTEALSGRHERDAFDTLFDHAPDKLNVVKKTLITFVNKHLNKLNLEVTELETQFADGVYLVLLMGLLEGYFVPLHSFFLTPDSFEQKVVNVSFAFELMQDGGLEKPKPRPEDIVNCDLKSTLRVLYNLFTTYRNVE; this comes from the exons tatccgAATTACAGGAAGAAGGAATAAATGCCATTAATTTACCTCTCAGTCCAATTCCATTCGAACTAGACCCTGAGGACACTATGCTAG aggaaaatgaagtcCGAACAATGGTTGATCCAAATTCAAGAAATGACCCAAAATTACAAGAACTAATGAAG GTATTAATTGACTGGATTAATGATGTGTTGGTAGGAGAGAGGATTATTGTGAAAGACTTGGCTGAAGACCTGTATGATGGACAAGTattgcagaaattatttg AGAAACTTGAAAGTGAGAAGCTGAATGTTGCTGAAGTTACTCAGTCTGAAATTGCTCAGAAACAGAAGCTACAGACAGTGCTTGAAAAGATCAATGAAACCCTTAAACTCCCTCCAAGAAACATTAAATGGAACGTTGACT CTGTTCATGCTAAAAGTCTCGTAGCAATACTTCATCTTCTGGTTGCATTATCACAGTATTTTCGAGCACCAATCAGACTCCCAGATCATGTGTCCATTCAGGTGGTTGTTGTGCAG aaacgAGAAGGAATCCTCCAGTCTCGACAAATCCAAGAGGAAATAACTGGTAACACTGA ggCATTATCAGGAAGGCATG AAAGAGATGCATTTGATACTTTATTTGACCATGCTCCAGACAAGCTCAATGTAGTGAAAAAG ACTCTCATCACCTTTGTGAACAAGCATCTGAATAAATTGAATTTGGAGGTCACTGAACTGGAGACCCAG TTTGCAGATGGTGTATACTTAGTCCTGCTAATGGGTCTTCTAGAAGGCTATTTTGTTCCACTACACAGCTTTTTCTTGACCCCTGATAGTTTTGAACAAAAG GTCGTCAATGTATCCTTTGCATTTGAGCTAATGCAAGATGGTGGATTGGAAAAACCAAAGCCAAGACCAGAAG aTATTGTAAATTGTGACTTGAAGTCTACACTGAGAGTACTGTACAATTTATTTACTACATACAGGAATGTGGAGTGA